In Pomacea canaliculata isolate SZHN2017 linkage group LG12, ASM307304v1, whole genome shotgun sequence, a single genomic region encodes these proteins:
- the LOC112553480 gene encoding solute carrier family 12 member 4-like isoform X10, whose translation MALYEDDLHHQGRISTILSRINAYQGGMQPNMRDVEKSGGQQKKKATLGTVLGVYLPCIQNIFGILLFVRMTWVVGMAGAVEAFFIVGICCCTTLLTSISMSAIATNGVVPAGGSYFMISRSLGPEFGGAVGVLFYLGTSVATSMYIIGAVEILVVYMAPGINLFGDTNSFRLYGTIVLLILAIIVFIGVAFVSKFAAVSLACVTISILCIYIGIFIANEDSSVEVCLLGDRLLTMESVMRNGTMMCTKNVTGPIHDNYCQILNASAGTYVCDSYFNDHNTSILKGIPGLASGVFSKNAMNRYTQQGNVIGTDMHGNPSRGEIVADITTSFMILLGIYFPSCTGIMAGSNRSGDLADAQKSIPVGTIVAIITTSSVYLSSVLFFAGTVEGDLLRDKYGESIGGSLLIGKLAWPHEWLIRIGAFLSTLGAGLQSLTGAPRLLQAIAQDGVIPFLSVFSVTTKRGEPFRALVLTVFIAFIGVCIGVLDYVAPIITMFFLMCYGFVNMACALQTLLRTPNWRPRFRFYHWTLSLVGLALCITLMFISSWYYALAAIAIACCIYKYIEYKGAEQEWGDGIRGLAMSAARYSLLRLQEGPPHTKNWRPQLLVLMKLDASLQPKYPRMVQFANQLKAGKGLTLVCSVLEGKFQERSADALAAKQTLSKMVKEMNIKGFSDVSVATDVTEGICSLVQNAGLGGLRHNTVVMGWPYGWRHSEDEQSYRVFLETVRNVSAAGLALLVTKGINQFPEPDVKLRGTIDVWWIVHDGGLLMLLPFLLTRERPWKHCKLRIFTVAQMEDNSITMKKDLEHYLYQLRIGADVDVIEMSGQDISAYTYERTLMMEQRTQMLRNMRVKKIEPQSIVDRAHHGGNPGAGDQASPQKVHLQLESVPEESSTDPESPAQEHFTFTPAAAQKLKTNHKNVNNKPDHKNVQRMHTAVRLNEHIVEKSHDAQLVILNLPAPPKAPAGDENYMEFLEVLTEGIDRVVMVRGSGREVITIYS comes from the exons AAAGCTACTTTGGGCACAGTGCTGGGTGTCTACTTGCCCTGCATCCAAAACATCTTTGGCATCCTGCTGTTTGTCCGCATGACGTGGGTGGTGGGCATGGCTGGTGCTGTGGAGGCCTTCTTCATCGTGGGCATCTGCTGCTGCACT ACACTTCTCACCTCTATTTCCATGAGTGCCATAGCCACCAATGGTGTAGTCCCAGCAGGAGGCTCCTACTTCATGATTTCGCGGTCGTTAGGACCGGAGTTTGGTGGTGCTGTAGGTGTTCTGTTCTATCTTGGCACATCTGTGGCAACATCCATGTACATCATTGGAGCAGTGGAAATCTTGGTG GTATACATGGCTCCAGGAATAAACCTTTTTGGGGACACCAACAGTTTTCGGTTGTATGGCACAATTGTCCTTCTCATTCTGGCAATAATTGTTTTCATCGGTGTTGCCTTTGTCAGCAAGTTTGCAGCAGTCTCTCTAGCTTGTGTCACAATCTCCATCCTCTGCATCTATATTGGCATTTTCATCGCCAATGAAGACTCAAGTGTGGA AGTGTGTCTGCTGGGAGACCGTTTGTTGACGATGGAAAGTGTTATGAGAAATGGGACAATGATGTGCACAAAAAATGTCACTGGTCCTATACATGACAACTACTGCCAAATCCTCAATGCTTCAGCTGGCACATACGTGTGTGACAGCTATTTTAATGACCACAATACAAGCATACTTAAGGGAATTCCTGGTCTTGCCAGTGGGGTCTTCTCAA AGAATGCAATGAACAGGTACACGCAGCAGGGAAACGTCATCGGCACTGACATGCATGGTAATCCCAGCAGAGGAGAGATTGTAGCCGACATTACTACCTCTTTTATGATTCTTCTTGGCATTTATTTCCCCTCCTGCACAG GTATCATGGCTGGCTCCAACCGTTCAGGTGACCTGGCTGATGCTCAAAAATCTATCCCTGTAGGCACTATTGTGGCTATTATCACCACCTCCAGTGTCT ATTTGTCATCTGTTCTGTTCTTTGCTGGCACTGTGGAAGGGGACTTGCTAAGAGACAA GTATGGAGAGAGTATAGGTGGCAGTTTACTGATTGGCAAACTGGCATGGCCACATGAGTGGCTCATTCGTATTGGTGCTTTCTTGTCCACTCTGGGTGCTGGCCTGCAGAGTCTTACAG GAGCCCCCAGGCTGTTGCAGGCCATAGCACAGGATGGTGTGATCCCTTTTCTAAGTGTCTTCTCTGTCACCACTAAGAGGGGGGAACCTTTCCGTGCCCTTGTACTGACTGTCTTCATTGCCTTCATCGGTGTCTGCATTGGTGTTCTGGACTACGTGGCACCAATCATcacaat GTTCTTCCTGATGTGCTATGGTTTTGTCAACATGGCCTGCGCACTGCAGACCCTATTGAGAACACCCAACTGGCGACCTCGCTTCAGATTCTACCATTG GACACTGTCCCTGGTGGGTCTCGCTTTATGCATTACCCTGATGTTTATCTCCAGCTGGTATTATGCTCTGGCAGCCATTGCCATTGCATGCTGCATCTACAAGTACATTGAGTACAAAGG TGCTGAGCAGGAATGGGGAGATGGTATCCGTGGTCTTGCAATGTCTGCTGCTCGTTACTCACTGTTGCGTTTACAAGAAGGCCCTCCACACACCAAGAACTGGAG ACCCCAGTTACTAGTGCTTATGAAACTGGATGCATCACTGCAGCCTAAGTACCCCAGAATGGTACAGTTTGCCAACCAGTTGAAAGCGG GTAAAGGCTTGACGTTGGTGTGCAGTGTCCTAGAAGGGAAGTTTCAGGAACGGTCAGCAGATGCACTTGCTGCAAAGCAG ACTCTATCAAAGATGGTAAAAGAGATGAATATTAAAGGATTTTCTGATGTAAGCGTGGCCACAGATGTGACAGAGGGAATCTGCTCACT GGTACAGAATGCTGGTCTGGGAGGCCTGCGGCACAACACAGTGGTAATGGGCTGGCCCTATGGCTGGAGACACAGTGAGGATGAACAGAGCTATAGAGTGTTCTTGG AGACTGTGCGAAATGTCAGTGCTGCGGGTCTGGCCCTGCTGGTGACAAAAGGCATCAACCAGTTTCCGGAGCCAGATGTCAAGCTTCGAGGAACCATTGATGTCTGGTGGATTGTAC ATGATGGAGGACTACTGATGTTGCTGCCATTTCTGCTTACTCGAGAAAGACCTTGGAAGCACTGCAAACTGAGGATCTTCACCGTAGCCC AAATGGAAGACAACAgtataacaatgaaaaaagacCTGGAGCACTACCTGTACCAGCTGAGAATTGGTGCAGATGTTGATGTCATTGAGATG AGTGGTCAGGATATTTCAGCTTATACATATGAACGAACTTTAATGATGGAGCAGCGGACACAGATGCTGAGAAATATGCGGGTTAAAAAAATAGAG CCACAGTCTATTGTGGACCGCGCCCACCATGGTGGCAATCCTGGTGCTGGTGACCAGGCAAGCCCACAAAAAGTACATCTGCAGCTGGAGAGTGTACCAGAGGAGAGCTCCACTGATCCTGAGTCTCCTGCACAAGAACATTTTACCTTCACGCCTGCTGCTGCTCAGAAGCTTAAGACAAATCATAAGAATGTCAACAACAAACC AGATCATAAGAATGTGCAAAGAATGCACACTGCTGTTCGACTAAATGAGCATATTGTGGAAAAATCTCATGATGCGCAGTTAGTGATCTTGAACCTTCCAGCTCCACCCAAGGCTCCAGCAGGGGATGAAAACT ACATGGAGTTCTTGGAGGTTCTAACAGAGGGCATTGATCGTGTTGTGATGGTCAGAGGCAGCGGTCGTGAGGTCATCACCATCTACTCCTGA
- the LOC112553480 gene encoding solute carrier family 12 member 4-like isoform X8 yields MCFFRRSLLSDINNLLVLCENSSLSKDHLPLADNEESQFENHMALYEDDLHHQGRISTILSRINAYQGGMQPNMRDVEKSGGQQKKKATLGTVLGVYLPCIQNIFGILLFVRMTWVVGMAGAVEAFFIVGICCCTTLLTSISMSAIATNGVVPAGGSYFMISRSLGPEFGGAVGVLFYLGTSVATSMYIIGAVEILVVYMAPGINLFGDTNSFRLYGTIVLLILAIIVFIGVAFVSKFAAVSLACVTISILCIYIGIFIANEDSSVEVCLLGDRLLTMESVMRNGTMMCTKNVTGPIHDNYCQILNASAGTYVCDSYFNDHNTSILKGIPGLASGVFSKNAMNRYTQQGNVIGTDMHGNPSRGEIVADITTSFMILLGIYFPSCTGIMAGSNRSGDLADAQKSIPVGTIVAIITTSSVYLSSVLFFAGTVEGDLLRDKYGESIGGSLLIGKLAWPHEWLIRIGAFLSTLGAGLQSLTGAPRLLQAIAQDGVIPFLSVFSVTTKRGEPFRALVLTVFIAFIGVCIGVLDYVAPIITMFFLMCYGFVNMACALQTLLRTPNWRPRFRFYHWTLSLVGLALCITLMFISSWYYALAAIAIACCIYKYIEYKGAEQEWGDGIRGLAMSAARYSLLRLQEGPPHTKNWRPQLLVLMKLDASLQPKYPRMVQFANQLKAGKGLTLVCSVLEGKFQERSADALAAKQTLSKMVKEMNIKGFSDVSVATDVTEGICSLVQNAGLGGLRHNTVVMGWPYGWRHSEDEQSYRVFLETVRNVSAAGLALLVTKGINQFPEPDVKLRGTIDVWWIVHDGGLLMLLPFLLTRERPWKHCKLRIFTVAQMEDNSITMKKDLEHYLYQLRIGADVDVIEMSGQDISAYTYERTLMMEQRTQMLRNMRVKKIEPQSIVDRAHHGGNPGAGDQASPQKVHLQLESVPEESSTDPESPAQEHFTFTPAAAQKLKTNHKNVNNKPDHKNVQRMHTAVRLNEHIVEKSHDAQLVILNLPAPPKAPAGDENYMEFLEVLTEGIDRVVMVRGSGREVITIYS; encoded by the exons AAAGCTACTTTGGGCACAGTGCTGGGTGTCTACTTGCCCTGCATCCAAAACATCTTTGGCATCCTGCTGTTTGTCCGCATGACGTGGGTGGTGGGCATGGCTGGTGCTGTGGAGGCCTTCTTCATCGTGGGCATCTGCTGCTGCACT ACACTTCTCACCTCTATTTCCATGAGTGCCATAGCCACCAATGGTGTAGTCCCAGCAGGAGGCTCCTACTTCATGATTTCGCGGTCGTTAGGACCGGAGTTTGGTGGTGCTGTAGGTGTTCTGTTCTATCTTGGCACATCTGTGGCAACATCCATGTACATCATTGGAGCAGTGGAAATCTTGGTG GTATACATGGCTCCAGGAATAAACCTTTTTGGGGACACCAACAGTTTTCGGTTGTATGGCACAATTGTCCTTCTCATTCTGGCAATAATTGTTTTCATCGGTGTTGCCTTTGTCAGCAAGTTTGCAGCAGTCTCTCTAGCTTGTGTCACAATCTCCATCCTCTGCATCTATATTGGCATTTTCATCGCCAATGAAGACTCAAGTGTGGA AGTGTGTCTGCTGGGAGACCGTTTGTTGACGATGGAAAGTGTTATGAGAAATGGGACAATGATGTGCACAAAAAATGTCACTGGTCCTATACATGACAACTACTGCCAAATCCTCAATGCTTCAGCTGGCACATACGTGTGTGACAGCTATTTTAATGACCACAATACAAGCATACTTAAGGGAATTCCTGGTCTTGCCAGTGGGGTCTTCTCAA AGAATGCAATGAACAGGTACACGCAGCAGGGAAACGTCATCGGCACTGACATGCATGGTAATCCCAGCAGAGGAGAGATTGTAGCCGACATTACTACCTCTTTTATGATTCTTCTTGGCATTTATTTCCCCTCCTGCACAG GTATCATGGCTGGCTCCAACCGTTCAGGTGACCTGGCTGATGCTCAAAAATCTATCCCTGTAGGCACTATTGTGGCTATTATCACCACCTCCAGTGTCT ATTTGTCATCTGTTCTGTTCTTTGCTGGCACTGTGGAAGGGGACTTGCTAAGAGACAA GTATGGAGAGAGTATAGGTGGCAGTTTACTGATTGGCAAACTGGCATGGCCACATGAGTGGCTCATTCGTATTGGTGCTTTCTTGTCCACTCTGGGTGCTGGCCTGCAGAGTCTTACAG GAGCCCCCAGGCTGTTGCAGGCCATAGCACAGGATGGTGTGATCCCTTTTCTAAGTGTCTTCTCTGTCACCACTAAGAGGGGGGAACCTTTCCGTGCCCTTGTACTGACTGTCTTCATTGCCTTCATCGGTGTCTGCATTGGTGTTCTGGACTACGTGGCACCAATCATcacaat GTTCTTCCTGATGTGCTATGGTTTTGTCAACATGGCCTGCGCACTGCAGACCCTATTGAGAACACCCAACTGGCGACCTCGCTTCAGATTCTACCATTG GACACTGTCCCTGGTGGGTCTCGCTTTATGCATTACCCTGATGTTTATCTCCAGCTGGTATTATGCTCTGGCAGCCATTGCCATTGCATGCTGCATCTACAAGTACATTGAGTACAAAGG TGCTGAGCAGGAATGGGGAGATGGTATCCGTGGTCTTGCAATGTCTGCTGCTCGTTACTCACTGTTGCGTTTACAAGAAGGCCCTCCACACACCAAGAACTGGAG ACCCCAGTTACTAGTGCTTATGAAACTGGATGCATCACTGCAGCCTAAGTACCCCAGAATGGTACAGTTTGCCAACCAGTTGAAAGCGG GTAAAGGCTTGACGTTGGTGTGCAGTGTCCTAGAAGGGAAGTTTCAGGAACGGTCAGCAGATGCACTTGCTGCAAAGCAG ACTCTATCAAAGATGGTAAAAGAGATGAATATTAAAGGATTTTCTGATGTAAGCGTGGCCACAGATGTGACAGAGGGAATCTGCTCACT GGTACAGAATGCTGGTCTGGGAGGCCTGCGGCACAACACAGTGGTAATGGGCTGGCCCTATGGCTGGAGACACAGTGAGGATGAACAGAGCTATAGAGTGTTCTTGG AGACTGTGCGAAATGTCAGTGCTGCGGGTCTGGCCCTGCTGGTGACAAAAGGCATCAACCAGTTTCCGGAGCCAGATGTCAAGCTTCGAGGAACCATTGATGTCTGGTGGATTGTAC ATGATGGAGGACTACTGATGTTGCTGCCATTTCTGCTTACTCGAGAAAGACCTTGGAAGCACTGCAAACTGAGGATCTTCACCGTAGCCC AAATGGAAGACAACAgtataacaatgaaaaaagacCTGGAGCACTACCTGTACCAGCTGAGAATTGGTGCAGATGTTGATGTCATTGAGATG AGTGGTCAGGATATTTCAGCTTATACATATGAACGAACTTTAATGATGGAGCAGCGGACACAGATGCTGAGAAATATGCGGGTTAAAAAAATAGAG CCACAGTCTATTGTGGACCGCGCCCACCATGGTGGCAATCCTGGTGCTGGTGACCAGGCAAGCCCACAAAAAGTACATCTGCAGCTGGAGAGTGTACCAGAGGAGAGCTCCACTGATCCTGAGTCTCCTGCACAAGAACATTTTACCTTCACGCCTGCTGCTGCTCAGAAGCTTAAGACAAATCATAAGAATGTCAACAACAAACC AGATCATAAGAATGTGCAAAGAATGCACACTGCTGTTCGACTAAATGAGCATATTGTGGAAAAATCTCATGATGCGCAGTTAGTGATCTTGAACCTTCCAGCTCCACCCAAGGCTCCAGCAGGGGATGAAAACT ACATGGAGTTCTTGGAGGTTCTAACAGAGGGCATTGATCGTGTTGTGATGGTCAGAGGCAGCGGTCGTGAGGTCATCACCATCTACTCCTGA
- the LOC112553480 gene encoding solute carrier family 12 member 4-like isoform X9, with translation MSYTESRQLYASLIHKSGENSSLSKDHLPLADNEESQFENHMALYEDDLHHQGRISTILSRINAYQGGMQPNMRDVEKSGGQQKKKATLGTVLGVYLPCIQNIFGILLFVRMTWVVGMAGAVEAFFIVGICCCTTLLTSISMSAIATNGVVPAGGSYFMISRSLGPEFGGAVGVLFYLGTSVATSMYIIGAVEILVVYMAPGINLFGDTNSFRLYGTIVLLILAIIVFIGVAFVSKFAAVSLACVTISILCIYIGIFIANEDSSVEVCLLGDRLLTMESVMRNGTMMCTKNVTGPIHDNYCQILNASAGTYVCDSYFNDHNTSILKGIPGLASGVFSKNAMNRYTQQGNVIGTDMHGNPSRGEIVADITTSFMILLGIYFPSCTGIMAGSNRSGDLADAQKSIPVGTIVAIITTSSVYLSSVLFFAGTVEGDLLRDKYGESIGGSLLIGKLAWPHEWLIRIGAFLSTLGAGLQSLTGAPRLLQAIAQDGVIPFLSVFSVTTKRGEPFRALVLTVFIAFIGVCIGVLDYVAPIITMFFLMCYGFVNMACALQTLLRTPNWRPRFRFYHWTLSLVGLALCITLMFISSWYYALAAIAIACCIYKYIEYKGAEQEWGDGIRGLAMSAARYSLLRLQEGPPHTKNWRPQLLVLMKLDASLQPKYPRMVQFANQLKAGKGLTLVCSVLEGKFQERSADALAAKQTLSKMVKEMNIKGFSDVSVATDVTEGICSLVQNAGLGGLRHNTVVMGWPYGWRHSEDEQSYRVFLETVRNVSAAGLALLVTKGINQFPEPDVKLRGTIDVWWIVHDGGLLMLLPFLLTRERPWKHCKLRIFTVAQMEDNSITMKKDLEHYLYQLRIGADVDVIEMSGQDISAYTYERTLMMEQRTQMLRNMRVKKIEPQSIVDRAHHGGNPGAGDQASPQKVHLQLESVPEESSTDPESPAQEHFTFTPAAAQKLKTNHKNVNNKPDHKNVQRMHTAVRLNEHIVEKSHDAQLVILNLPAPPKAPAGDENYMEFLEVLTEGIDRVVMVRGSGREVITIYS, from the exons AAAGCTACTTTGGGCACAGTGCTGGGTGTCTACTTGCCCTGCATCCAAAACATCTTTGGCATCCTGCTGTTTGTCCGCATGACGTGGGTGGTGGGCATGGCTGGTGCTGTGGAGGCCTTCTTCATCGTGGGCATCTGCTGCTGCACT ACACTTCTCACCTCTATTTCCATGAGTGCCATAGCCACCAATGGTGTAGTCCCAGCAGGAGGCTCCTACTTCATGATTTCGCGGTCGTTAGGACCGGAGTTTGGTGGTGCTGTAGGTGTTCTGTTCTATCTTGGCACATCTGTGGCAACATCCATGTACATCATTGGAGCAGTGGAAATCTTGGTG GTATACATGGCTCCAGGAATAAACCTTTTTGGGGACACCAACAGTTTTCGGTTGTATGGCACAATTGTCCTTCTCATTCTGGCAATAATTGTTTTCATCGGTGTTGCCTTTGTCAGCAAGTTTGCAGCAGTCTCTCTAGCTTGTGTCACAATCTCCATCCTCTGCATCTATATTGGCATTTTCATCGCCAATGAAGACTCAAGTGTGGA AGTGTGTCTGCTGGGAGACCGTTTGTTGACGATGGAAAGTGTTATGAGAAATGGGACAATGATGTGCACAAAAAATGTCACTGGTCCTATACATGACAACTACTGCCAAATCCTCAATGCTTCAGCTGGCACATACGTGTGTGACAGCTATTTTAATGACCACAATACAAGCATACTTAAGGGAATTCCTGGTCTTGCCAGTGGGGTCTTCTCAA AGAATGCAATGAACAGGTACACGCAGCAGGGAAACGTCATCGGCACTGACATGCATGGTAATCCCAGCAGAGGAGAGATTGTAGCCGACATTACTACCTCTTTTATGATTCTTCTTGGCATTTATTTCCCCTCCTGCACAG GTATCATGGCTGGCTCCAACCGTTCAGGTGACCTGGCTGATGCTCAAAAATCTATCCCTGTAGGCACTATTGTGGCTATTATCACCACCTCCAGTGTCT ATTTGTCATCTGTTCTGTTCTTTGCTGGCACTGTGGAAGGGGACTTGCTAAGAGACAA GTATGGAGAGAGTATAGGTGGCAGTTTACTGATTGGCAAACTGGCATGGCCACATGAGTGGCTCATTCGTATTGGTGCTTTCTTGTCCACTCTGGGTGCTGGCCTGCAGAGTCTTACAG GAGCCCCCAGGCTGTTGCAGGCCATAGCACAGGATGGTGTGATCCCTTTTCTAAGTGTCTTCTCTGTCACCACTAAGAGGGGGGAACCTTTCCGTGCCCTTGTACTGACTGTCTTCATTGCCTTCATCGGTGTCTGCATTGGTGTTCTGGACTACGTGGCACCAATCATcacaat GTTCTTCCTGATGTGCTATGGTTTTGTCAACATGGCCTGCGCACTGCAGACCCTATTGAGAACACCCAACTGGCGACCTCGCTTCAGATTCTACCATTG GACACTGTCCCTGGTGGGTCTCGCTTTATGCATTACCCTGATGTTTATCTCCAGCTGGTATTATGCTCTGGCAGCCATTGCCATTGCATGCTGCATCTACAAGTACATTGAGTACAAAGG TGCTGAGCAGGAATGGGGAGATGGTATCCGTGGTCTTGCAATGTCTGCTGCTCGTTACTCACTGTTGCGTTTACAAGAAGGCCCTCCACACACCAAGAACTGGAG ACCCCAGTTACTAGTGCTTATGAAACTGGATGCATCACTGCAGCCTAAGTACCCCAGAATGGTACAGTTTGCCAACCAGTTGAAAGCGG GTAAAGGCTTGACGTTGGTGTGCAGTGTCCTAGAAGGGAAGTTTCAGGAACGGTCAGCAGATGCACTTGCTGCAAAGCAG ACTCTATCAAAGATGGTAAAAGAGATGAATATTAAAGGATTTTCTGATGTAAGCGTGGCCACAGATGTGACAGAGGGAATCTGCTCACT GGTACAGAATGCTGGTCTGGGAGGCCTGCGGCACAACACAGTGGTAATGGGCTGGCCCTATGGCTGGAGACACAGTGAGGATGAACAGAGCTATAGAGTGTTCTTGG AGACTGTGCGAAATGTCAGTGCTGCGGGTCTGGCCCTGCTGGTGACAAAAGGCATCAACCAGTTTCCGGAGCCAGATGTCAAGCTTCGAGGAACCATTGATGTCTGGTGGATTGTAC ATGATGGAGGACTACTGATGTTGCTGCCATTTCTGCTTACTCGAGAAAGACCTTGGAAGCACTGCAAACTGAGGATCTTCACCGTAGCCC AAATGGAAGACAACAgtataacaatgaaaaaagacCTGGAGCACTACCTGTACCAGCTGAGAATTGGTGCAGATGTTGATGTCATTGAGATG AGTGGTCAGGATATTTCAGCTTATACATATGAACGAACTTTAATGATGGAGCAGCGGACACAGATGCTGAGAAATATGCGGGTTAAAAAAATAGAG CCACAGTCTATTGTGGACCGCGCCCACCATGGTGGCAATCCTGGTGCTGGTGACCAGGCAAGCCCACAAAAAGTACATCTGCAGCTGGAGAGTGTACCAGAGGAGAGCTCCACTGATCCTGAGTCTCCTGCACAAGAACATTTTACCTTCACGCCTGCTGCTGCTCAGAAGCTTAAGACAAATCATAAGAATGTCAACAACAAACC AGATCATAAGAATGTGCAAAGAATGCACACTGCTGTTCGACTAAATGAGCATATTGTGGAAAAATCTCATGATGCGCAGTTAGTGATCTTGAACCTTCCAGCTCCACCCAAGGCTCCAGCAGGGGATGAAAACT ACATGGAGTTCTTGGAGGTTCTAACAGAGGGCATTGATCGTGTTGTGATGGTCAGAGGCAGCGGTCGTGAGGTCATCACCATCTACTCCTGA